In Natranaeroarchaeum aerophilus, a single genomic region encodes these proteins:
- a CDS encoding helix-turn-helix domain-containing protein: MSTDLSPADGAGNRELLHFLTQETRFAILGNVLQHPEGLPSMYELEQLNPSVSEATVYKHVQKLIDAGILEEVALPDDKRQQGYPWKFYGLTEEGRAFLEEHNLLAAEETLQRIYESISDRPEKMEKYEAAPRPDR; encoded by the coding sequence ATGAGCACCGATCTGAGCCCTGCCGACGGCGCGGGGAACCGGGAGCTACTACACTTTCTCACGCAGGAGACCCGGTTTGCCATCCTCGGCAACGTCCTGCAACATCCAGAGGGGTTGCCCTCGATGTACGAACTCGAACAGCTCAACCCCAGCGTTAGCGAGGCGACCGTCTACAAGCACGTCCAGAAGCTGATCGACGCCGGGATCCTCGAAGAGGTTGCACTGCCCGACGACAAGCGTCAACAGGGGTACCCCTGGAAGTTCTACGGGCTGACCGAGGAGGGGCGGGCGTTTCTCGAAGAGCACAATCTGCTCGCCGCCGAGGAGACGCTCCAGCGGATCTACGAATCGATCTCGGACAGACCCGAAAAGATGGAAAAATACGAAGCTGCTCCGCGGCCAGATCGGTAG
- a CDS encoding GNAT family N-acetyltransferase, with the protein MPGPVFLEGKHVTLRTIEEEDLEYLQEQINDPQAWRAIGRDRPVNAAQEQSFYEDVVCTEDNVTLMITDEDAVGTVGLNGIDTGNDRAELGYWVDPEHHRMGYGSDAAIRIIEYGFQQLGLHRIEARVFEFNDASQALLESVGFVEEGVHRDAEFIDGVYQDVHWYGLLEGEWQERR; encoded by the coding sequence ATGCCTGGCCCCGTATTTCTGGAGGGTAAGCACGTCACCCTGCGAACGATCGAGGAGGAGGATCTGGAGTACCTCCAGGAGCAGATCAACGATCCACAGGCCTGGCGAGCGATCGGACGTGATCGCCCAGTCAACGCGGCCCAGGAACAATCGTTCTACGAGGATGTCGTCTGTACCGAAGACAACGTCACGCTCATGATCACCGACGAGGACGCAGTCGGCACGGTCGGACTGAACGGAATCGATACCGGCAACGACAGGGCTGAATTGGGTTACTGGGTCGACCCAGAGCACCACCGAATGGGCTACGGAAGTGACGCCGCCATTCGGATCATCGAATACGGGTTCCAGCAACTCGGCCTCCACCGGATCGAGGCGCGAGTTTTCGAGTTCAATGACGCCTCGCAGGCCCTGCTCGAATCGGTCGGCTTCGTCGAGGAGGGCGTCCATCGTGATGCCGAGTTCATTGACGGGGTGTATCAGGACGTTCACTGGTACGGACTGCTGGAAGGGGAGTGGCAGGAGCGCCGATGA
- a CDS encoding adenylate kinase family protein codes for MRVAVTGTPGTGKTTATEILDTDLDVVHLNEAIREKGLYERVDEERDSVVVDLDAASEWIGDRDDIVIDSHLAHHLDADRVVVLRCRPDVLEERLIERGEGEASAAENAESEALDVILSEAVDAHGAESVYEIEATERTPGDVALEIQSVVDGEREPSAGEVSYIDYL; via the coding sequence GTGAGAGTCGCAGTTACTGGAACGCCCGGGACGGGCAAAACCACCGCAACCGAGATCCTGGACACCGACCTCGATGTGGTTCATCTCAACGAGGCCATCCGCGAGAAGGGGCTGTACGAGCGCGTCGATGAGGAGCGGGACAGCGTCGTCGTCGACCTCGATGCTGCGTCCGAATGGATCGGTGACCGTGACGACATCGTGATCGACTCACATCTCGCGCACCATCTCGACGCGGACCGCGTGGTTGTTCTGCGTTGTCGCCCGGACGTGCTCGAAGAGCGCCTGATCGAGCGCGGCGAGGGCGAGGCCTCAGCGGCCGAGAACGCCGAAAGCGAGGCACTCGACGTGATCCTCTCGGAAGCGGTCGACGCCCACGGCGCAGAATCCGTGTACGAGATCGAAGCGACAGAACGCACTCCCGGAGATGTCGCTCTGGAGATCCAGTCGGTCGTCGATGGCGAGCGCGAACCGAGTGCAGGAGAGGTTTCGTACATCGACTACCTATGA
- a CDS encoding cryptochrome/photolyase family protein: MNVHWHRRDLRAADNHGLAAAADPGPVLPVFVFDKDVLQHGSSVRVAYMLDALSSLAEWYREHGSNLLVTRGDPREVLPALAEAINAEHVLWNKDYSGLARERDAEVRQALAEQDVRRGSYHDAICHEPGSITTNDGDPYSVFTYFGRKWQDREKEGPYDAPDADELVDPTALSIPDRWSTTLPSLDDLGFDEPDATLQPASTEAARERLESFCAEDIYRYDDRRDYPADGCTSRLSADLKWGTIGIREVHAATVEAAKSADTDAERESVEEFQSQLAWREFYTHVLFFSPEVVTENYREYENPIEWREEPDHLSAWKAGETGYPIVDAGMRQLLDEGYIHNRIRMIVASFLTKDLMLDWREGYDWFREQLADHDTANDNGGWQWAASTGTDSQPYFRIFNPMTQGERYDPDAEYIKRYVPELADIEPEQIHSWHELSVTQRQRLAPDYPAPIVDHSERREAAIEMFEAARGE; the protein is encoded by the coding sequence ATGAACGTCCACTGGCACCGGCGCGATCTCAGGGCGGCGGACAACCACGGACTTGCAGCGGCCGCCGATCCCGGGCCAGTCCTCCCGGTATTCGTCTTCGATAAAGACGTCCTGCAGCACGGGTCATCCGTTCGGGTCGCCTACATGCTCGACGCACTGTCATCGCTGGCGGAGTGGTACCGCGAGCATGGGAGCAACCTACTCGTCACCCGTGGTGATCCCCGGGAGGTCTTGCCTGCACTTGCCGAGGCGATCAATGCCGAGCATGTCCTCTGGAACAAGGATTACTCCGGGCTAGCGCGGGAGCGCGACGCCGAGGTTCGGCAGGCGCTCGCCGAACAGGATGTCCGGCGCGGGAGCTATCACGACGCGATCTGTCACGAGCCCGGGTCGATCACGACCAACGACGGCGACCCGTACTCGGTGTTCACGTACTTCGGCCGGAAGTGGCAGGATCGAGAGAAAGAGGGTCCCTACGACGCACCGGACGCCGACGAACTTGTCGACCCGACAGCCCTTTCGATCCCCGATCGCTGGTCTACCACCTTGCCATCGCTCGACGATCTGGGCTTCGACGAGCCAGACGCCACGCTCCAGCCTGCGAGTACGGAGGCAGCCCGTGAACGTCTCGAATCTTTCTGCGCCGAGGATATCTACCGGTACGACGACAGGCGGGACTACCCTGCAGACGGCTGTACGTCCCGGCTCTCGGCGGACCTGAAGTGGGGAACGATCGGCATTCGCGAAGTCCACGCCGCAACTGTCGAGGCCGCCAAAAGCGCTGACACGGACGCCGAACGTGAGTCAGTCGAGGAGTTCCAGTCCCAGCTGGCCTGGCGCGAGTTCTACACGCACGTTCTCTTTTTCAGCCCCGAGGTAGTTACGGAGAACTACAGGGAGTACGAGAACCCGATCGAGTGGCGCGAAGAGCCGGACCACCTGTCGGCATGGAAGGCCGGTGAAACCGGCTACCCCATCGTCGACGCCGGGATGCGCCAGTTGCTGGACGAGGGCTACATCCACAACCGCATACGGATGATCGTGGCCTCGTTTCTGACCAAGGACCTCATGCTTGACTGGCGTGAGGGCTACGACTGGTTCCGTGAGCAACTCGCCGACCACGACACGGCAAACGACAACGGTGGCTGGCAGTGGGCCGCCTCCACGGGAACCGACTCACAGCCGTACTTCCGGATATTCAACCCGATGACCCAGGGCGAACGCTACGATCCCGACGCGGAGTATATCAAACGCTACGTTCCCGAACTCGCGGATATCGAACCGGAACAGATCCACTCCTGGCACGAACTCTCCGTAACCCAGCGACAGCGCCTCGCCCCCGACTATCCCGCACCCATCGTCGATCACAGCGAGCGTCGTGAAGCGGCGATCGAGATGTTCGAAGCGGCACGCGGAGAGTGA
- the hisC gene encoding histidinol-phosphate transaminase — protein sequence MQPRDLSAHTEYVAGQGIEEVARELGMEPTELIKLASNENAFGPSPAAVEAIEAHAGSVSSYPKTSHTDLTERLAADWNVESEQIWLSAGGDGSLDYLSRAILRPDEKVLVPQPGFAYYAMSARYHHGEVNEYTLDQDGGFAQTADAVLSAYDGERIVYLTSPHNPTGTVCPLEDVERIAEETDEETLVVVDEAYGEFADIDSAVGLVRGRDDVAVIRTFSKAYGLAGLRLGYAITPREWADAYARVNTPFAAGELSCRAGLAALDDDEHVDQTVSTAEWAREYIYDHVDAPTWESHGNFVLIQVGDATTVANRLQERGVIIRDCTSFGLPDCIRVTCGTEAETERAVEAINEVLAE from the coding sequence ATGCAACCACGGGATCTGTCGGCCCACACGGAGTACGTTGCGGGCCAGGGCATCGAAGAAGTCGCTCGCGAGCTCGGGATGGAGCCGACGGAGCTGATCAAACTTGCGTCGAACGAGAACGCGTTCGGCCCGAGTCCGGCTGCCGTCGAGGCGATCGAGGCCCATGCCGGGTCGGTGAGTAGCTACCCCAAGACATCACACACGGATCTGACGGAGCGACTCGCTGCGGACTGGAACGTCGAGTCGGAACAGATCTGGCTGTCGGCGGGGGGAGACGGATCGCTCGATTATCTCTCGCGAGCCATCCTCCGCCCCGACGAAAAAGTACTCGTCCCACAGCCGGGCTTTGCCTACTACGCGATGAGCGCGCGCTATCACCACGGTGAGGTCAACGAATACACTCTCGATCAGGACGGCGGGTTCGCACAGACCGCCGACGCCGTGCTCTCGGCGTACGACGGCGAGCGGATCGTCTACCTGACCAGCCCGCACAACCCGACAGGAACGGTCTGCCCGCTTGAAGATGTTGAACGGATCGCCGAGGAAACCGACGAGGAGACGCTGGTCGTCGTCGACGAGGCCTACGGGGAGTTCGCCGACATCGACTCGGCTGTCGGACTGGTCCGGGGGCGGGACGACGTCGCAGTCATCCGGACGTTCTCGAAGGCCTACGGGCTGGCGGGGCTGCGACTGGGCTATGCGATCACACCACGCGAGTGGGCAGACGCCTACGCGCGAGTGAACACACCGTTTGCGGCAGGAGAGCTTTCCTGTCGCGCCGGGCTGGCAGCACTCGACGACGACGAGCACGTCGATCAGACGGTCTCGACGGCCGAGTGGGCCAGAGAATACATCTACGACCACGTCGACGCACCGACGTGGGAGAGTCATGGTAACTTCGTTCTGATTCAGGTCGGCGATGCGACGACTGTGGCGAACCGACTGCAGGAGCGTGGCGTCATCATCCGGGACTGTACGAGCTTTGGCCTGCCCGACTGCATCAGGGTGACCTGTGGCACGGAAGCCGAGACGGAACGCGCGGTCGAGGCCATCAACGAGGTGCTCGCGGAGTGA
- a CDS encoding DNA-directed RNA polymerase subunit L, with translation MELRVIENTEEELSIEIGGEDHTFMNVLKGALLETEGVTTATYDMNPEQSGGQTEPILAIKTDDTTEPLDALEAGAGRVREKASAFREAFDTAA, from the coding sequence ATGGAACTACGGGTCATCGAGAACACCGAGGAGGAACTCTCGATCGAGATTGGCGGGGAGGACCACACGTTCATGAACGTCCTGAAGGGTGCGCTACTGGAGACCGAAGGCGTCACTACGGCTACGTACGACATGAACCCCGAGCAGTCAGGTGGACAGACCGAACCGATCCTCGCAATCAAGACGGACGACACGACGGAACCGCTCGACGCACTGGAAGCTGGTGCAGGACGAGTTCGTGAGAAGGCAAGTGCCTTCCGCGAGGCGTTCGATACAGCGGCCTGA
- a CDS encoding PadR family transcriptional regulator, with amino-acid sequence MHDLTGFQRDLLYVIAGRDDPHGLAIKEELEDYYESEIHHGRLYPNLDALVDKGLVEKGELDRRTNYYALTQRGDRELEARREWESSYIDNEETEISL; translated from the coding sequence ATGCACGATCTAACTGGGTTCCAGCGGGACCTACTGTACGTGATCGCCGGGAGAGACGATCCACACGGGCTCGCCATCAAGGAGGAGCTCGAAGACTACTATGAAAGCGAGATCCATCACGGCCGACTCTACCCGAACCTCGACGCACTCGTCGACAAAGGACTGGTAGAAAAAGGGGAGCTCGATCGGCGAACGAACTATTACGCACTCACACAGCGCGGAGACCGCGAACTGGAAGCGCGGCGTGAGTGGGAGAGTAGCTACATCGACAACGAAGAAACCGAGATCTCGTTGTAG
- a CDS encoding DUF7504 family protein → MQFGRGDGVPDSTTFSQELAELKQNGCNLLLVGDGSVHSNACRHLLGNDRRRLFVFTQGDRVCACDPETLDGGDRRTVRVGDDDQSLNDIGSEVVDNIDVLAGPADGLSSGELRLCFDSLGPLFVEHDPEQLFRLLHLVTASVRRADGIGHYHLRVDRKSDHVNLIEPLFDALIEVRRKGGIVEQRWHLLGKDVSSDWLPL, encoded by the coding sequence ATGCAATTCGGCCGAGGTGACGGTGTTCCCGACAGTACGACGTTCTCTCAGGAGCTCGCCGAACTCAAACAGAACGGCTGTAACCTCCTGCTCGTCGGCGATGGCTCCGTCCACAGCAACGCGTGCCGTCACCTTCTCGGCAACGATCGGCGTCGGCTATTCGTGTTCACGCAAGGCGATCGGGTCTGTGCGTGTGATCCGGAGACACTCGACGGGGGCGACAGGCGGACGGTTCGGGTTGGCGACGACGATCAGTCACTCAACGACATCGGTAGCGAGGTCGTCGACAACATTGACGTGTTGGCAGGACCTGCAGACGGCCTCTCATCCGGCGAGCTTCGGCTCTGTTTTGACTCGCTTGGCCCGCTATTCGTCGAGCACGATCCCGAACAGCTGTTTCGACTCCTCCACCTCGTCACCGCCTCGGTGCGGCGTGCCGACGGGATCGGTCATTACCATCTCCGGGTGGACCGCAAGAGCGATCACGTCAATCTGATCGAACCGTTGTTCGACGCACTGATCGAGGTTCGCCGGAAAGGTGGCATCGTAGAACAGCGCTGGCACCTGCTCGGAAAGGACGTTTCAAGCGACTGGCTCCCTCTCTAG
- a CDS encoding macro domain-containing protein, translated as MNFETVQGDVAAQSADALVNEAGTSLRMGSGVAGALRRHAGPEINEEAMSKGPINLGDVAVTEAYALDAEYVIHAAAMPHYGDGQATTESIRSATRNSLETAEELGCTSLVLPALGCGVAGFDLEAGATLIGETIAAYQPETLSDVRFIAYSDEEYAIVEAATEQFADA; from the coding sequence ATGAACTTCGAGACTGTACAGGGCGATGTCGCCGCACAGTCGGCGGACGCGCTGGTCAACGAGGCAGGAACGAGCCTTCGGATGGGAAGCGGTGTTGCCGGTGCGCTCAGACGTCATGCCGGGCCGGAGATCAACGAGGAAGCGATGTCGAAGGGGCCGATCAATCTGGGCGACGTCGCGGTGACCGAGGCCTACGCGCTTGACGCGGAATACGTCATCCACGCGGCCGCGATGCCCCACTACGGCGATGGACAGGCGACGACAGAGAGCATCCGCTCTGCAACACGAAACTCGCTGGAAACCGCGGAGGAACTCGGTTGTACGTCGCTCGTGCTCCCGGCGCTTGGCTGTGGCGTCGCCGGGTTCGATCTCGAAGCGGGCGCTACGCTCATCGGGGAAACGATCGCCGCGTACCAACCGGAGACGCTCTCGGACGTGCGGTTCATCGCGTACAGCGACGAGGAGTACGCAATTGTCGAGGCCGCGACCGAGCAGTTCGCTGACGCCTAG
- the tpiA gene encoding triose-phosphate isomerase — protein sequence MFVLVNLKAYPCDPVEVATAAHEVSESSDADVAIAPQAAAIETVAETGVETWAQHVSPNEHGSHTGSTLAEATAEAGATGTLLNHSENRLKLADIDGSLDAAERVDFDTVVCANNAEQVAAAAALGPDAVAVEPPELIGTGTPVSQADPDIVRDAVDAAAAVDESVDVYCGAGISTGEDVVAAEELGADGVLLASGVAKADDPQAALEDLVDPL from the coding sequence ATGTTCGTCCTTGTCAACCTCAAGGCGTATCCGTGTGATCCTGTCGAAGTAGCTACCGCTGCCCACGAGGTCAGCGAATCGTCGGACGCCGACGTCGCCATCGCGCCCCAGGCCGCGGCCATCGAAACCGTCGCCGAGACGGGCGTCGAAACGTGGGCACAACACGTCAGCCCGAACGAGCACGGGAGCCACACTGGTAGCACCCTTGCCGAAGCGACGGCCGAGGCGGGCGCAACCGGAACCTTGCTCAACCACTCCGAGAATCGCCTCAAACTCGCCGACATCGACGGTTCGCTCGATGCGGCCGAGCGTGTCGACTTCGATACCGTCGTCTGCGCGAACAACGCGGAACAGGTCGCTGCCGCAGCCGCGCTCGGCCCGGACGCCGTCGCCGTCGAGCCGCCGGAGCTGATCGGAACCGGTACGCCCGTCAGCCAGGCCGATCCGGATATCGTCCGTGACGCTGTCGACGCCGCGGCGGCGGTCGACGAGTCCGTCGATGTGTACTGTGGTGCCGGGATCAGCACCGGGGAGGATGTCGTCGCTGCAGAAGAACTCGGTGCGGACGGCGTCTTGCTCGCCAGTGGCGTGGCAAAGGCTGATGACCCGCAGGCGGCGCTCGAAGACCTGGTCGATCCGTTGTAA
- the hisF gene encoding imidazole glycerol phosphate synthase subunit HisF, whose amino-acid sequence MGLTKRIIPCIDVDLDEEGNPAVYTGVHFEDLKYTGDPVEMAKRYNEAGADEFVFLDITASAEGRETMLGVVEDVADEVFIPLTVGGGIRTREDIKETLRAGADKVSVTTGALERPELINEGAAAFGSQCIVISVDAQRRYDEAGEHYVEIDGESCWFECTKKGGRESTGIDVVEWAQEAERRGAGELFVNSIDADGTKDGYDIPLTKAVCDTVSTPVIASSGCGGPEDAYEVFTEADADAALAASIFHFDEYSIREVKEYLDERDVPVRL is encoded by the coding sequence ATGGGCCTCACCAAGCGGATCATCCCCTGTATCGACGTGGATCTGGACGAGGAGGGCAACCCCGCAGTGTACACCGGCGTTCACTTCGAGGATCTGAAATACACCGGCGACCCGGTCGAGATGGCAAAGCGGTACAACGAGGCCGGTGCCGACGAGTTCGTCTTTCTCGATATCACCGCCTCGGCCGAGGGGCGCGAAACGATGCTCGGGGTCGTCGAGGACGTCGCCGACGAGGTCTTCATCCCCCTCACCGTGGGCGGCGGCATCCGGACGCGCGAGGATATCAAGGAGACGCTGCGCGCCGGCGCGGACAAGGTCTCGGTCACCACCGGCGCGCTCGAACGACCCGAACTGATCAACGAGGGCGCGGCCGCCTTCGGCAGCCAGTGTATCGTGATCAGTGTCGATGCTCAGCGACGGTACGACGAGGCGGGCGAACATTACGTCGAAATCGATGGCGAGTCCTGCTGGTTCGAGTGCACGAAGAAGGGCGGCCGCGAGAGCACTGGTATCGACGTCGTCGAGTGGGCTCAGGAGGCCGAACGCCGCGGCGCTGGTGAACTCTTTGTCAACTCCATTGACGCTGACGGGACGAAAGACGGCTACGACATCCCCCTGACGAAAGCGGTCTGTGACACAGTCAGCACGCCAGTGATCGCCTCATCGGGCTGTGGTGGTCCCGAGGACGCCTACGAGGTGTTCACCGAGGCGGACGCCGATGCCGCACTTGCAGCCTCGATCTTCCATTTCGACGAGTATTCGATTCGGGAGGTAAAGGAGTACCTCGACGAGCGGGACGTTCCGGTGCGGTTGTAG
- the sod gene encoding superoxide dismutase — protein sequence MPEQSDPELPPLPYDYDALEPHISEQVLTWHHDTHHQGYVNGLASAEETLAENRESGDFGSSAGALGNVTHNGCGHYLHTLFWENMDPNGGGEPEGDLLDRIEEDFGSYEGWKGEFEAAASAAGGWALLVYDPVAKQLRNVAVDKHDQGALWGAHPILAIDVWEHSYYYDYGPARGDFISAFFEVVDWDKASEEYAKCLDHFE from the coding sequence ATGCCAGAACAATCCGATCCCGAACTGCCGCCGCTCCCGTATGACTACGATGCGCTTGAACCGCACATCTCCGAGCAGGTGCTGACGTGGCACCACGACACCCACCATCAGGGCTACGTGAACGGCCTCGCCAGCGCCGAGGAGACCCTCGCCGAGAACCGCGAGAGCGGGGACTTCGGTAGCTCCGCAGGCGCGCTCGGCAACGTCACCCACAACGGCTGTGGACACTATCTCCACACGCTGTTCTGGGAGAACATGGATCCCAACGGTGGCGGCGAACCCGAGGGCGACCTGCTCGACCGTATCGAGGAGGACTTTGGCTCCTACGAGGGCTGGAAAGGCGAGTTCGAGGCAGCTGCGAGCGCCGCAGGTGGCTGGGCACTGCTCGTGTACGACCCCGTTGCCAAGCAGCTACGCAACGTCGCGGTCGACAAGCACGATCAGGGCGCGCTCTGGGGCGCACACCCGATCCTCGCAATCGACGTCTGGGAGCACTCCTACTACTACGACTACGGCCCGGCACGGGGTGACTTCATCAGCGCGTTCTTCGAGGTTGTCGACTGGGACAAGGCGAGCGAAGAGTACGCGAAGTGCCTCGACCACTTCGAGTAG
- a CDS encoding multiprotein bridging factor aMBF1, with translation MVQCEMCGASVSSPKTVKIEGAELDVCSDCADFGTEIKTQQSSSSSTKYSTDSSSSSSGGSSGSSGTSGSGGSGRSRSRSDMFDDMDEIVTDYDERIRSAREGKDLSQSDLANELNEKASLIRKLERGDTLPSDDVQSKLEKFLDISLSGSVAADDEEWSGGSASGEYTLGDVVKRKD, from the coding sequence ATGGTGCAGTGTGAAATGTGCGGCGCCTCGGTGTCGTCGCCAAAGACCGTCAAGATCGAGGGAGCTGAACTCGACGTCTGCAGCGACTGTGCTGACTTCGGGACTGAAATAAAGACCCAGCAGTCCTCCAGTTCGTCCACGAAGTACTCGACTGATTCGAGTTCGAGTAGCTCCGGTGGATCGAGCGGCTCGTCCGGCACGAGTGGCTCGGGCGGCTCCGGACGGTCGCGCTCTCGCTCGGACATGTTCGACGACATGGACGAGATCGTTACCGACTACGACGAGCGGATCCGCTCTGCACGGGAAGGGAAGGATCTCAGCCAGTCCGATCTCGCGAACGAACTCAACGAGAAGGCGAGCCTGATCCGCAAACTCGAACGTGGGGATACGCTGCCGAGCGACGACGTCCAGTCGAAGCTGGAGAAGTTCCTCGACATCTCGCTGTCCGGTAGCGTGGCCGCGGACGACGAGGAATGGAGTGGGGGATCTGCCTCCGGTGAATACACGCTCGGTGACGTCGTCAAGCGAAAGGACTGA
- a CDS encoding CDP-alcohol phosphatidyltransferase family protein: protein MTLDQFRSVADRALEPFVALSTRLGLSPDAISVLAFLAAVAAGGAYYVAGETAILYLVGAVLVGLNGALDLLDGAVAREQNVDSKAGDLLDHVLDRYADIVIIAGLAAGIGSYVLGFAAVTGVLMTSYLGTQAQAVGLDRDYGGMLGRADRLAIIGIVTGIAAFVQPTVAGFGPIGWLLVLFAVVGHVTALQRFWGAWNDLD, encoded by the coding sequence ATGACACTGGATCAGTTCAGATCGGTCGCGGATCGTGCACTCGAACCGTTCGTCGCACTGTCGACCCGACTTGGCCTGTCGCCCGACGCGATCAGCGTCCTCGCGTTCCTCGCAGCAGTCGCTGCAGGTGGGGCGTACTACGTCGCCGGAGAGACGGCGATACTGTATCTCGTCGGCGCTGTCCTCGTCGGACTCAACGGTGCGCTGGATCTGCTTGACGGCGCTGTTGCGCGCGAACAGAACGTCGATTCGAAGGCGGGGGACCTCCTGGATCACGTACTGGACCGCTACGCCGATATCGTCATTATCGCCGGACTCGCTGCCGGGATCGGCAGCTACGTGCTCGGCTTCGCAGCCGTAACTGGCGTCCTGATGACCTCCTATCTCGGGACACAGGCCCAGGCTGTCGGTCTCGACCGCGACTACGGCGGGATGCTCGGGCGCGCCGACCGGCTGGCAATCATCGGGATCGTCACTGGAATCGCCGCGTTCGTTCAACCGACGGTCGCCGGGTTTGGGCCAATCGGCTGGTTGCTCGTGCTCTTTGCGGTCGTCGGCCACGTTACTGCACTCCAGCGCTTCTGGGGTGCCTGGAACGACCTCGATTGA
- a CDS encoding ABC transporter permease, with translation MSSDRRPRIRIGLRELSTLKSEKTIVLALLIQLVIAAFSSFLVVGLVSLYDPASAGGEVSVGVSGEHRHDLTSVASGQENVETVTFDDPAAARSAYHGGAIDAVMIAEGSGDGRIQVETTVPPDGIESTVVVTSLQEVLLQYEAFERGQRAAYLDNQPLAGPDHSNPAPYYGFTYTVLVPLLLLLPVFISGSLAVDTISEELERGTFELLAVTPIELGEIIDGKLLTAALLAPAQAALWLVLLRVNGTPIENVPALLAVVGALALAVVSMGIGLALVTTDRRQAQFLYSFGILAIAMVTALLPEHPLNTIAKLSIGSPATSTWIAVGGYILLGVLSLFALQVAVSRLDVERIVSAD, from the coding sequence ATGTCCAGTGACCGACGGCCGCGGATCCGGATCGGACTGCGAGAGCTCTCGACGCTCAAAAGCGAGAAGACGATCGTGCTCGCCCTGCTGATCCAGCTCGTCATCGCGGCATTCTCGTCGTTTCTCGTGGTCGGGCTTGTCTCTCTGTATGACCCGGCGAGCGCGGGCGGTGAGGTGTCGGTCGGCGTCTCCGGTGAACACCGTCACGACCTCACCAGCGTCGCGAGCGGCCAGGAGAACGTCGAGACGGTGACCTTTGACGACCCGGCAGCGGCTCGAAGTGCCTATCATGGAGGCGCGATCGACGCGGTCATGATCGCGGAGGGCAGCGGCGACGGCCGGATACAGGTCGAGACGACCGTTCCGCCCGACGGGATCGAGTCGACGGTCGTCGTGACGAGCCTTCAGGAAGTCCTGCTCCAGTACGAGGCGTTTGAGCGGGGCCAGCGGGCGGCGTATCTGGATAACCAGCCGCTCGCGGGGCCGGATCACTCGAACCCCGCGCCGTACTACGGCTTCACGTACACGGTTCTGGTGCCCCTGCTGCTCTTGCTTCCGGTATTTATCAGCGGCAGCCTCGCGGTCGACACGATCAGCGAGGAACTGGAACGCGGCACGTTTGAGTTACTTGCAGTCACGCCGATCGAGTTGGGCGAGATCATCGACGGGAAACTGTTGACAGCCGCGCTGCTGGCACCCGCACAGGCGGCTCTGTGGCTCGTGTTGCTTCGGGTGAACGGCACGCCCATCGAGAACGTCCCGGCGCTGCTTGCTGTCGTCGGTGCGCTCGCGCTCGCGGTGGTCTCGATGGGGATCGGCCTCGCACTCGTGACGACCGACCGGCGACAGGCGCAGTTCCTCTACTCCTTCGGGATCCTCGCCATCGCAATGGTGACCGCGCTGTTACCCGAACATCCGCTCAACACCATCGCAAAGCTCTCGATCGGCAGTCCGGCGACGTCGACGTGGATCGCAGTGGGAGGCTACATCCTGCTGGGCGTCCTGTCGCTGTTCGCGCTGCAGGTCGCCGTCTCTCGGCTTGACGTCGAACGGATCGTCAGTGCGGACTAG